In the genome of Piliocolobus tephrosceles isolate RC106 chromosome 20, ASM277652v3, whole genome shotgun sequence, the window acaaagccaggtgcagtggctcaagggaataatcacagaactttgggaggaaaaggcaggaggatcacgtaagcccaggagttcaagaccagcctgggcaacacaatgagacctccatctctacaaaaattaaaataacaaaattagccaggcacgctAGTACACGCCTGTAAGCCTAGCTACTTATGAGGCTAagatgagaggatcgcttgagtccaggagttcaaggctccagtgagctgtgattgtgccactgcacccaagcctaggtgacagagtaagaccgtgtctttttttttttttttttttttttgagacagagttttgctcttattgcccaggatacagtacaatggcgccatctcagcccaccgcaaccttcgcctgctgggttcaagggattctcctgcctgagcctcacaagtagctggaattacaggcgtgcgccatcacgcctggctagtttttgcatttttagtagagatggggttttaccatgttggtcaggcctgtctcgaactcctgacctcaggtgatctgcccatctcagcctcccaaagtgctcagattataggtgtgagccactgggcccggccgaCACCCTggcttgttaaaaaataaataaataaataaaataaaagcagaatattAAAACATATAGGCCAAAATTATAACTATGTAAAAATGGTCTGTTCATAAGGACAAAGAACATAAATGAGAAACATGTATAATTGATTTATACTCTATTTTATCCCAAAAAGTATTTACATCagtaatgtttgtttgtttgtttgttttttgagacgagtcttgctctgtcacccaggctggagtgcagtggcgcgatctcggctcactgcaagctccgcctcccgggttcacgccattctcctgcctcagcctcctgagtagctgggactacaggcgcccaccaccgcacccggctaattttttgtatttttagtagagatggggtttcaccatggtctccatctcctgaccttgtgatccgcccgtctcggcctcccaaagtgctgggattacaggcgtgagccactgcgcccggcctacatcaGTAATGTAAAAATGGTTGtggggcactttgggaggccaaggcaggaggatcacgaggtcaggagatcgagaccatcctggttaacatggtgaaaccccatctctactaaaaatacaaaaaattagccaggcgtggtggcaggcgcctatagtcccagctactcaggaggctaaggcaggagaatgtcatgaacccaagaggcagagcttgcagtgagccgagatcatgcgcctgcactccagcctgggcgacagagcaagactctgtctcaaaaaaaaaaaaaaaatggttgtggGATGGTGATGGTAGTTCAAAATGTTACAGTTGTTTATAAAAACTTCATTTAGATGACATTTCACCACCCACACACCTTATTTTATCACAGTTATCCATGATGTAGATTTCTTTAATAACTTACAGATTATTTTACTCTATCAATTATGGAGATTAAAAGAAACACCACCACAGGTACTCTCAGCGATCCTTGACCTGTAGGTTTGGAATCTGGAGActtccaaagaaaatattttcaaagttttgaaAATGCTCTCCATTTCAGAAATCATCTCCACCTTTGGAGGAAACTTCACCCTGACTCTGTGGTCTCTGCAGTCCCAAGGAAAGACGTCTTCCTGCTAACATGATCAGGCAGAGTGCTGATGACCCTGAAGCCCGTCCTAGGCCTCCTACCTTCAGGCCAAGGTCAAAGAAACCAATGCTGGAAGCACAGTTCAAAGACAAAGATAAGACCGAGTGGAGCCAGAGTTCAAACTACAGCAAGCCACAGTTTATCAGAGCCTTGGCATTTACTCAAGTAATCCTGGCAACCAGGCCCAGTGAAATGTAATTATGTTCTATGAAACACCAACATGACTACTAAAAGTATCATTTTCCTTGCATTAGCACCAAAATCTTTTATGTACCAAGGACAAAATGACTGATCCCAGAATGGGTGACCATGTGAATGCCTGCGGAGGGCACTACAAAGACAAGCACTACAAAATGGAGATATCTAAAGAAACAGGAGGAACTTGTTGCAAACAGATCtcattagaaagaaaaaggaaggctgAGAGGAGGGCAGCCTTGAAATCACACATATAACTTGTTGTTACTAGATAGAAAGAATGgagaaaggctgggcatggtgactcacacctgtaatcccagcactttgggaggccaagacaggcggatcatgaggtcaagagattgagaccatcctggccaacatagcgaaaccctgtctctactaaaaatacaaaaattagttgggcatggtggcgggcgcctgtagtgccagctactcgggaggctgaggcaggagaatcacttgaacttgggaggcggaggtggcagtgagccgagattgtgccactgctctccagcctggcaagagagtgagactctctctcaaaaaaaaaaaaagaatggagaaaaggtTCAATCACCATTATCCACTCCTGAAGTATCTGCCAGACAAAAAAACAAGTGGTTAATGGCCTGAGGGCCACCTCCTTTGCTATCCAATTACCTCACTCAACTCAGACCAACAGAAGCAAAGCCTTAAAGAGTAGACTGCAAAGAGTTAAAGGAAGCAACAAATCAGAAAGAGTGTAAGCCGTCTCTTCACAATAGGGTGGGGATGGGTGGCTGTGAAATACATATACGAGTCCAAATGATGTGGACGGACACTATCTCCCAGGTCAGGAAAGCCCACATATGCCCTCTGGTTCCCTTCTCTTACCTTAATTgctatgttgttggattcagtagCACCACTAGTAAAAATGATCTCACGAGGATCCGCTCCAATCAGAGATGCTACTTGCTGCAAGTCAAGAAACAGAGATATATAACATCAGTTCCCCAGGCAGAAATAGAGCTGCAGACACAGGTGGGACAGTCCTGGAGCAAGAAGAGCTCCACTGCATTCACCAAATTGCCCTGGATGAAGCTCTGCACCTATTAGAATCGAATTCTAGTTATATCCCAGATCCCAGGCTCTTTTCCAGCCCAATGCaaactaataattttattatttttttttaaattaactattggccaggtgtggtgggttacccctgtaaccccagcactttgggaagccaaggtggaaagatcacctgaggtcaggaatttgagaccaacctggtcaacatggtaaaactccatttctactaagaatacaaaaatattaggccgggcatggtggctcacgcctgtaatcccagcactctgggaggccgagatgggtggatcacctgaggtcaggagttcaagaccagcctgaccaacaatggagaaaccccatctctactaaaaatacaaaattccccaggcgtggtggcgcatgcctgtaatcccagttacttgggaggctgaggtaggagaactgcttgaacctgggaggcggaggttgcagtgagccaagattgtgccacgggcaacaagagcaaaactctgtctcaaaaaataagaataataaataaataaataaaaatacaaaaatattagctaggcgtggtggcatgtgcctgtaatacctgttacttgggaggctgaggcaggagaatcacttgaacctgggaggcagaggttgcagtgagccaagattgcacaccactgcactacaacctgggcaacacatgtgaaaactccatctcttttttttttttttttttgagacggagtctcgctctgtcgcccaggctggagtgcagtggccagatctcagctcactgcaagctccgcctcccgggttcacgccattctcctgcctcagcctcctggagtagctgggactacaggcgcccgccacctcgcccggctagtttttgtatttttttagtagagacggggtttcaccgtgttagccaggatggtctcaatctcctgacctcgtgatccgcccatctcggcctcccaaagtgctgggattacaagcttgagccaccgcgcccggcctaaaaactccatctcttaaaaaaaaaagaactattgagCTCTTACTACTTATAGTACTTCTTACTTATCGGTGTTGTGTTAATAAACACTTTACCAACATGGTCTTATTTAACCCACCCAGTAACTCTACAGAGTAGAATCTCCATTTTAAATGTGAGGAAAATAAGGCTTAGAGAAATTAGATAACTTGCCCAAGTCATTTAGCCAGGAAATATGGGAACTAATCAAATGCCTGCAGTCAAACTCCAAGGCTGCTCTCTGAATCTCTTCCAGAAAGAATCCAAAACCATTTCTACCTCCATGCACACCTACCAAGAAGGAAATGCCTCCCACAGGCCACTACCCCTGTCTGACCTTAGAACCTCCTAGACTCCTGTGTACTAACCTGGCAAGTAGGACTTCCTAGACTCCTGTGTACTAACCTGGCGAGCACGTTCCATGGCTGCCTCACTCTCCCAGCCGTATGCATGTGTCCGGGAGTGTGGGTTCCCATAGTAGTTGATTAGGTAAGGGAGCATGGCATCAAGCACCCGGGGGTCCTGAGCACAACAGAACAGATCATTTTCCTTGAGCCCATCGTCAATTCAGGTCCCACTCCACCCCTCAGATCTGCCCACCCTGCCTCAAGACACTCTCAACCCCTCAGGCACTGCCTAGAGGAGGCCTCAAACATTCTTTTGTTCCCACAAAACTACCCATCAACTATCAACCTAATACACTCCCACTCACAACTCATCCCAACTCAGATCGTTCTGCCTCCCCTCAGGTAGTCTACAAACATTGCCTTGTTCCGACATCTGTTTCTGCTGGTGTTTCCATTCCCGCCAGGCAATGTGATCTACAACGGGCTGGGACAGGACAGGGCCTAGGCAAATACCCCTTGTCACACATTGGTGAAAACTTGCATTAGTCTTTTAACCCATTTAAAActtgtccaagttcacacagtTACTAAGTGGTGGTTCCGCTCATTCCAGAGCCCATGCTTTTAACTACTACGATAGAGCCTGCGCTGAAGTGATTTGACCAAGGTCAATTGCTGGTGAGTAGTAAAGCCACTGCCAGTGGCCTCAAATTTAAGCCTCCTGACTCCTGGCTTAGTGCTTTTTCCAGCACACCTTCATGGCTCTCACTTCTCGAGGGATTCAGCCATTGCTTTGCGTGGTCACGCCCATCATTTACTTCCTAATAAGCAGCCTTGGGAAAAGCTCCATCCTTACCAGAGGAGTTGTAGCTTGTACATCCATATAGAGAGGTCGCAGCACTGGTCCCGCCTCCGGAGCAGAGGTTGTATCTGCGGTAACAGCAGACTGAGGAGCATGGTCTCCAACTGACAAAAAATGGAACGGAGTGGCCAAGTAAGACCGAAGGCAACTCTATGAACGCATGGCATCCAAAGGGCAGAAGGAAAAATCTGGCTGGGGGTGAGATAAGTGTAAGGGATGCTGGGGTCGAAtctcaatggaaagaaaacagcagaagaTACCTGACACGCTGTAAAAGGAGgtaaaggagagggagagagggttCCTGGAGGGGCTGTTGAGGTGATATTCAAATGGTCTCCTAGGGAGGAAGACTGTAAAGACTTAGAAGGAACGTGGAGCCAGAGTAGGTGCAGCCCCTTCTGACCGAAGCTAACGGTCTGCACGGGAGCCCAGAGCAGCATCTGTAACTTGGCCAGGAGTGGTCTGAAGGACGCGCCTCCATGGCTCTGGGGGCCTGTCGCGCAGGGTGCGAGGGGTGGTGCGCTGGGGTCAACCGTTCGGGGACCCGCCTAAGAAAGTTTGAGGGATGTGTCGTTTGAGAGAAAGGGTCAGAGAGTCTGAGCAGCAGGGTGGACAGGAAGGCTCCGGAATATTCAGTTGCGTCGCCGCGCGGAGGGGACAGGTCCGAGCCTCCCGGAGAGCGGGACCCGAGCGTACCGCGCAGGCGCAGCCCCCGAGTGGGCGCCGCGGGCTTCGGCCCTGGAGCCGCTGTCACCGCCACTGCCGCCAGCCTCCAAGCGGCTCGGAGCAGCATGGTCCCGCTGGCAGAGCCCACCTTCCGAAGCGGCTGCAGTCCTGGGCCCCAGGCTCCCGGAAGTGCTTCCCCGCGATCCGGAAGCGATTTATCGGGCCTCGAGCGCCCTCCCCGTCGTTTTCCGTGAGAGACGTAGAGCTGAGCGACCGAGGCCGCGAGCGAGGTGAGGTAGGCGCAGGGCGACGCGGGGTCGGAACGCGAAGAGGGTGTTGGAGTCGGGTTACCCATGGATTTTCCTTCCCTGACTTCCCCCGAGCCCTTGGGCCCACTTCCCGCCTGCCGCCTCCGTCCCCGCCCGACTCTTGGGCCAGCGCCTGGGCCCACACTTTCCTATCCCCCGCAGATGCCGGTGGCCGTGGGTCCCTACGGACAGTCCCAGCCAAGCTGCTTCGACCGCGTCAAGATGGGCTTCGTGATGGGTTGCGCCGTGGGCATGGCGGCCGGGGCGCTCTTCGGCACCTTTTCCTGTCTCAGGTGAGGGGCGCGGGCGGTGATCTCTGGGTAGGACAACCAGATTTTCCGGCCCTACCCCATTCGGTCTGGAGCCTGAACACAGCCTTCTAATCCTTTAGACTTACCTCTCTGTCCCACCGCGAGCCAGACTCATTCCAAACCACCTTCAGTCTGAAAGGTCAGGTTGGAAGGGTCAGTGCTTAAGAATTTGAGCTTTAGAGTCAAAATGCTTTCCGGCCCTTTTCTTACTGGTTcggtgactttaggcaagttggAGACTGGGTTTCCTTAAGTATAGAATGAAGACAGTAGCGTCTACCTTATAGAGTTCTAAAAATTCGATCAGCACACTTTGCACAGAATCTGGAACATATTAAGTGCTCAGTAACTGGTTACTactgttgcttttatttttatttccaattgcGCATGAGGAAAGAAACTTGTTCAATGGTTTTACTATTCTGGATACAGGATACAACAGAGATAAAGCAGTCAAACTTTACACTCTGAAAATCATTTTCACATTTAGAAGCTGTTATTGCTATATCTCCAGATTGTAGATTACCACTTACCGAGCACTTACTCTATGTTAAGCACTGTGCTAAATACTGTAGTTTTCAAAATTCTGTAAATAATATTGAGATACCCATTTTACACTTCACACGTGTAAATTGCAGAGGTGGCTCTTGAACCCCAACCTTACTCCAAAATCATTAACATCAAGAAACTAAGACAGATGTCTTTATTGGGTCTTATTTAACCTGCAGGCAACACCAGTCCAAAAAACTGGTTTCTCTGCCTATGTATTTTACACTGCATCTGCTGCCTTCCACAAACTGAAGGCAGTTAGTACGACATCCACTAGAAGAATTCCCTGGAGACCCAGATGACTCTTTTGCCTTCTCATTACCTACCCCAGGTAGTAAGAGATAATATCCAGTAAGTGGAAAATGAGATGTAGGGGTTGCTAAAGACTAGTGTTAGCAAAAAATTGGAAAGGAGCAATTAATACTCTTTCTGGTATTTTTGTTACCAAATAGCCCCATCTTGGTTTCCTCCTCAGGATCGGAATGCGGGGTCGAGAGCTGATGGGCGGCATTGGGAAAACCATGATGCAGAGTGGCGGCACCTTTGGCACATTCATGGCCATTGGGATGGGCATCCGATGCTAACCATGGTTGCCCACTACATCTATCCCTTCCCATCAATCCCAGCCCACGTACTAATAAAAGAAAGTCTTTGAGTAGTCAGT includes:
- the ROMO1 gene encoding reactive oxygen species modulator 1, which encodes MPVAVGPYGQSQPSCFDRVKMGFVMGCAVGMAAGALFGTFSCLRIGMRGRELMGGIGKTMMQSGGTFGTFMAIGMGIRC